From Staphylococcus delphini, one genomic window encodes:
- a CDS encoding YfhO family protein, translating to MRRYIQPIGFIVLFLCMSLIGHAYILYRFFADGLLFTGPNDGMEQMVPIQMFLYEKWSEGTFFYATDFGLGGDFFTDLSYYFSTNFIFILTAGTTWLLSITHLVDSKDMMYWFTQAWVVSILKCTGAMIATYYYARQLKLQHIASVVFAVSFAMSPLYFRFTVYWPFFSDVFILLPLLILSIERFLKSGKLGLFIIITAISFANNFYFAYYQVLMGLIYYSLRMFHAHPDDQKSGMKTVLPLGVAAILGVGSSLFFFFHGARSFFNNQRIPFDGDIPLIEPFNANTNLFYDNYLIVISYVVIQALITFKLYRHFYFRLFAILSIFTIIAAFIPYVDSIFNGFSAPQKRWHYLLAFVTSGFVATYVQHFKSLSRLTYSLTAIPAMAFIFISAYVYDRVVWWVYLMPLVFLIGLFVLTIARHDNKRRHFVTLSFACALIILQLAISAVFIKHQIFHTDHEKRANTFYAQASLYNTPLQQSLVDQMNAEKREDERIDWRVNEQDNTPMYQHFKGLSLYSSIFDRQLIEFYYRYLMINLKEESVSRYQSTGSRSNIASLLSVRYLMEKDYQRQQPAYFEKVHQYGQYVMYENQYPLPPVRVSNQYYNGEDLTTPIDREHAMLDGVVLDHQGQTYSQQAQNLVHEVEMTTHDAQRTASDRLTVTEPNGGVTLQLPDTLREQYEDFYLVVYFKRHAPDSNSTLDVNGYKNHRLFNNSKYRTGQNTLLYRVQPDNNGQIHLGISPTGSYQLNIQGLYGEDYNTLKRAYHNKAPHHYEAHQGKIKVQLAEHAGGMAVINIPYRKGMTAIVDGHAVTPQKVNGMMTGIKIGPHIKQIDVHYRPPYFITMVVLSIISIISSILYSRWYQHKQSRKSEKH from the coding sequence ATGAGACGTTACATTCAACCCATCGGATTTATTGTTTTATTTTTATGCATGTCACTCATTGGGCATGCTTATATTTTGTATCGTTTTTTTGCAGACGGTCTGTTATTCACAGGTCCGAATGACGGTATGGAACAAATGGTACCGATTCAGATGTTTTTATACGAAAAATGGTCTGAAGGTACCTTTTTCTATGCCACCGATTTTGGACTTGGCGGTGATTTTTTTACAGATTTATCGTATTATTTTTCGACCAACTTCATATTTATTTTAACTGCAGGCACCACTTGGCTTTTATCCATCACACATCTCGTGGATTCTAAAGACATGATGTATTGGTTCACACAAGCATGGGTCGTTTCGATTTTAAAGTGCACCGGCGCCATGATTGCAACGTATTACTATGCACGTCAGTTAAAATTGCAACACATCGCATCGGTCGTATTTGCGGTGTCATTCGCCATGTCACCACTTTATTTCCGATTCACCGTGTACTGGCCTTTTTTTAGTGATGTATTTATTTTATTACCATTGCTCATACTCAGTATTGAACGTTTTTTGAAATCGGGTAAGTTAGGTCTATTTATCATCATAACTGCGATTTCTTTTGCGAACAATTTTTACTTTGCCTATTATCAAGTATTGATGGGACTCATTTATTATAGTCTGAGAATGTTTCACGCACATCCTGATGATCAAAAAAGCGGCATGAAAACTGTTCTACCACTTGGTGTTGCAGCAATTTTAGGCGTCGGTTCAAGTTTATTCTTTTTCTTTCATGGGGCACGCAGTTTTTTCAACAATCAACGTATCCCATTTGATGGTGACATCCCACTCATTGAGCCGTTCAATGCAAATACGAATCTTTTTTATGACAACTATTTAATCGTCATTTCATATGTCGTGATTCAAGCGTTAATCACATTCAAATTGTACCGTCACTTTTACTTTAGACTGTTCGCGATACTAAGCATCTTTACCATTATCGCAGCATTTATACCGTATGTGGACAGTATTTTTAACGGCTTTTCGGCGCCACAAAAGCGTTGGCATTACTTATTGGCATTTGTGACGAGTGGTTTCGTTGCGACTTATGTGCAACATTTCAAATCATTATCACGCCTTACATATAGCTTGACCGCGATACCGGCAATGGCTTTCATTTTCATCAGTGCATACGTGTATGATCGCGTCGTCTGGTGGGTCTATCTCATGCCTCTCGTATTTCTCATCGGGTTATTCGTCTTAACGATTGCACGTCATGATAACAAACGTCGCCATTTTGTAACATTGAGCTTTGCATGCGCACTCATTATCTTACAACTTGCGATATCGGCAGTGTTTATTAAACATCAAATTTTCCATACAGATCATGAAAAACGTGCCAATACGTTTTATGCACAAGCCAGTTTGTACAATACACCTTTACAGCAGTCATTGGTCGACCAAATGAATGCCGAAAAACGCGAAGATGAACGGATCGATTGGCGTGTGAATGAGCAGGATAATACACCGATGTATCAACATTTTAAAGGGCTGAGTTTGTATTCGAGTATTTTCGACCGGCAGCTCATTGAATTTTATTATCGCTATTTGATGATTAACTTAAAAGAAGAATCTGTCAGCCGTTATCAATCTACAGGCAGTCGCTCAAACATTGCGAGTCTTTTGTCTGTGCGCTACCTTATGGAAAAAGATTATCAGCGCCAGCAACCTGCGTATTTTGAAAAAGTCCATCAATATGGTCAGTATGTCATGTACGAAAATCAATATCCATTACCCCCCGTGCGTGTGAGCAACCAATATTATAACGGTGAAGATTTAACGACACCGATTGATCGTGAACATGCGATGCTCGATGGCGTTGTATTGGATCATCAAGGTCAGACGTATTCACAACAAGCGCAAAATCTCGTTCATGAAGTCGAAATGACCACCCATGATGCCCAACGTACAGCCTCAGATAGGTTAACAGTTACTGAACCGAATGGCGGTGTGACACTGCAACTTCCAGATACATTGCGCGAACAGTACGAAGATTTTTATCTTGTCGTCTATTTTAAACGTCATGCGCCGGATAGTAACAGCACACTCGATGTCAATGGCTATAAAAATCACCGCCTATTTAATAATTCGAAATATCGTACAGGTCAAAACACTTTGCTGTATCGTGTGCAACCTGACAACAATGGTCAAATTCATCTCGGCATTTCACCAACAGGGTCGTATCAATTGAACATTCAAGGTTTGTATGGCGAAGATTACAATACGTTAAAACGGGCATATCATAATAAAGCCCCGCATCACTATGAAGCACATCAAGGAAAGATTAAAGTTCAGTTAGCCGAACATGCTGGCGGTATGGCGGTCATCAACATTCCTTATCGTAAAGGGATGACAGCTATTGTTGACGGTCACGCTGTCACACCACAAAAGGTCAATGGCATGATGACGGGAATCAAAATTGGACCCCATATCAAACAGATTGACGTTCACTACCGGCCGCCTTATTTCATCACA
- a CDS encoding ribonuclease HII, with translation MRNGKTIQVIKAELQHVTSLEALAQHPDFQDERKGVQQAFMQRQRQLEKIALQQQKYRDMCQYEIEILNAQPDALICGVDEVGRGPLAGPVVASAVILQPGHDFVGINDSKQLSATQRTLLNTSLKAQVRAWAVGVATPEEIDEHNIYAATQIAMYRAIENLSVTPTHYLIDAMKLDQLSAPQQAIIKGDAKSVSIAAASIIAKVYRDDLMAEYAEQYPGYDFAQNAGYGTQKHLDGLKQYGVTPIHRKSFEPIKSMVSKF, from the coding sequence ATGCGTAACGGCAAAACGATTCAAGTGATTAAAGCAGAATTGCAACACGTGACGTCGTTAGAGGCGTTAGCGCAACATCCTGATTTTCAAGATGAACGTAAAGGCGTCCAACAAGCGTTCATGCAGCGTCAACGTCAACTTGAAAAAATAGCGTTACAACAACAAAAATATCGTGACATGTGCCAATATGAAATAGAAATTTTAAATGCGCAACCAGATGCATTGATTTGTGGCGTGGATGAGGTCGGACGCGGGCCTCTTGCTGGACCTGTCGTCGCAAGTGCAGTCATTTTACAGCCTGGACATGACTTTGTAGGCATTAACGACTCCAAACAGTTGTCTGCCACGCAACGGACTTTGTTGAACACGTCATTAAAAGCGCAAGTGCGTGCTTGGGCAGTGGGCGTTGCAACACCAGAAGAAATTGACGAACACAATATTTATGCGGCGACACAAATCGCGATGTACCGTGCAATTGAAAATTTGTCAGTCACACCGACGCACTATTTAATTGATGCGATGAAGCTCGATCAACTGTCTGCACCACAACAAGCGATCATTAAAGGAGATGCGAAAAGTGTGTCCATCGCTGCAGCCAGTATTATCGCAAAAGTGTATCGTGATGACTTGATGGCAGAATATGCAGAACAATATCCTGGTTATGATTTCGCACAAAATGCTGGCTATGGTACACAAAAACATTTAGATGGTTTGAAACAATACGGCGTGACACCTATTCATAGAAAGTCTTTCGAACCTATTAAATCAATGGTTTCGAAGTTTTAA
- the ylqF gene encoding ribosome biogenesis GTPase YlqF — MVIQWYPGHMAKAKREVTEQLKKVDVVFELVDARIPFSSRNPMIDEVIQQKPRVVIFNKKDMANLKEMEKWYAFFREKGAYPVAVDAKHGKGLKNVEAAAIEATREKFEREKAKGLKPRAIRAMIVGIPNVGKSTLINKLANRSIAQTGNKPGVTKQQQWIKVGKSLQLLDTPGILWPKFEDQLIGKKLSLTGAIKDSIVHLDEVAIYGLEFLIEHDYEALLAHFKIDVPRDAEMLDWFDAIGRKRGLLQRGNEVDYEAVIEALIYDIRNAKIGTYCFDLYSEWQAETDA; from the coding sequence ATGGTGATTCAATGGTATCCAGGTCATATGGCCAAAGCAAAACGAGAAGTAACGGAACAACTGAAGAAAGTGGATGTGGTCTTTGAATTAGTTGATGCGCGCATTCCTTTTAGTTCGAGAAACCCTATGATTGATGAGGTCATTCAACAAAAACCACGCGTCGTCATTTTCAATAAAAAAGATATGGCCAATTTAAAAGAAATGGAAAAATGGTATGCGTTCTTTAGGGAAAAAGGGGCTTATCCTGTAGCCGTTGATGCAAAACATGGCAAAGGTTTAAAAAATGTGGAAGCGGCTGCGATTGAAGCGACACGTGAAAAGTTTGAACGTGAAAAAGCAAAAGGGTTAAAACCGAGAGCCATACGTGCGATGATTGTTGGTATTCCTAATGTGGGAAAATCAACTTTGATTAACAAGTTAGCGAACCGTTCGATTGCACAAACAGGGAATAAACCGGGTGTAACGAAACAACAGCAATGGATTAAAGTGGGCAAATCTTTACAGTTGTTAGATACGCCAGGGATTTTATGGCCAAAGTTTGAAGACCAACTGATTGGTAAAAAGTTGAGTTTAACAGGTGCAATTAAGGATAGTATTGTCCATTTAGATGAAGTAGCAATTTACGGATTAGAATTTCTCATTGAACATGATTACGAAGCTTTACTCGCTCATTTTAAAATCGATGTCCCACGTGATGCAGAAATGCTGGATTGGTTTGATGCGATAGGACGTAAACGTGGACTGTTACAACGTGGTAATGAAGTGGATTATGAAGCAGTCATTGAAGCACTGATTTATGACATCAGAAATGCGAAAATCGGGACATATTGCTTTGACTTATATTCTGAATGGCAGGCAGAGACGGATGCGTAA
- a CDS encoding GtrA family protein, translated as MVNSARFFEIFRFVLVGGINTLNYYIVYLILLRLLDVHYLISHIVGFIFSFVVSFYLNCYFVYKVRPTLKKFLAFPLTQVVNMGTQTLLIFIFVDLMHFNAAFAPFVGLIVTIPITYILSKFILKDR; from the coding sequence ATGGTGAACTCAGCACGTTTTTTTGAAATTTTCCGCTTTGTATTAGTCGGTGGTATTAATACACTGAATTATTATATCGTTTACTTAATTTTATTGCGTTTATTGGATGTCCATTATCTCATCAGTCATATTGTCGGTTTCATTTTTTCGTTCGTCGTTTCTTTCTATTTAAATTGTTACTTTGTCTATAAAGTACGACCGACGCTAAAGAAATTTTTGGCCTTTCCACTCACACAAGTGGTCAATATGGGGACACAAACGTTACTCATTTTTATTTTTGTAGACCTCATGCATTTCAACGCAGCCTTTGCACCGTTTGTAGGACTCATCGTTACGATACCGATTACTTATATTTTATCTAAATTTATTCTTAAAGATCGATAA